One genomic region from Sphingomicrobium aestuariivivum encodes:
- a CDS encoding DOPA 4,5-dioxygenase family protein yields MTIHDFHVHLYFDAAEVERAKALAVALATRFDLPVGHFHTRPVGPHPRGSVQLTVPTERFGAVASWLSVNRGGMTVFAHSSTGDDRADHRDHVIWFGPSEPLDMSLFG; encoded by the coding sequence ATGACGATCCACGACTTCCATGTCCATCTCTATTTCGACGCCGCGGAGGTCGAGCGCGCAAAGGCGCTCGCCGTGGCCCTGGCGACACGGTTCGACCTGCCCGTCGGCCATTTCCACACCCGTCCCGTCGGACCGCATCCGCGCGGCTCGGTCCAGCTGACGGTGCCGACGGAGCGCTTCGGCGCGGTCGCCAGCTGGCTCAGCGTCAATCGCGGCGGCATGACCGTCTTTGCCCATTCCTCGACGGGCGACGACCGTGCCGATCACCGCGACCATGTCATCTGGTTCGGTCCTTCCGAGCCGCTCGACATGTCGCTGTTCGGATAG
- a CDS encoding fasciclin domain-containing protein: MIKTIAAITAIALAAPAMGAIDHHKEMAPSQNIVEIAAGNHDFETLVTAVQAAGLADALSGDGPFTVFAPTDAAFGALPSGTVESLVQPANKGTLTNILTYHVVAGDYSASDIVSALQANGGTASFPTLLENASITAALYDGKVYLSDYKGNAIGVIATDVAATNGVIHVLDGVLMP; this comes from the coding sequence ATGATCAAGACTATCGCCGCCATCACGGCCATCGCCCTCGCCGCGCCCGCCATGGGCGCGATCGATCATCACAAGGAAATGGCGCCGAGCCAGAACATCGTCGAGATTGCCGCGGGCAATCACGACTTCGAGACCCTCGTGACCGCGGTCCAGGCCGCCGGCCTCGCCGATGCGCTCTCGGGCGACGGACCCTTCACCGTCTTCGCGCCCACCGATGCCGCCTTCGGGGCGCTGCCCTCGGGCACGGTCGAGAGCCTCGTCCAGCCCGCCAACAAGGGCACACTGACCAACATCCTCACCTATCATGTCGTGGCGGGCGACTATTCGGCCAGCGACATCGTCTCGGCGCTCCAAGCCAATGGCGGCACCGCGAGCTTCCCGACGCTTCTCGAAAATGCCTCGATCACCGCGGCGCTCTATGACGGGAAGGTCTATCTGTCCGATTACAAGGGCAATGCGATCGGGGTGATCGCCACCGACGTCGCTGCCACCAATGGCGTGATCCATGTCCTCGACGGCGTTCTGATGCCGTAG
- a CDS encoding fasciclin domain-containing protein produces the protein MKLAPLAAIAATSLALATPAAAQSADGIDNRPDIVDAASGAPELFSTLVGLVVDAGLVEALQANGPLTVFAPTNDAFAGASLDDDVTSILTYHVVAGRYTSGRVIAAAKKSPGGVDLETLQGNTINIRLANGEVILTDQDGEEHGLVATDINTSNGVIHAIDGVLDPTAD, from the coding sequence ATGAAGCTTGCCCCCCTCGCCGCCATCGCGGCCACCTCGCTTGCCCTTGCCACCCCCGCCGCCGCCCAGAGCGCGGACGGGATCGACAATCGCCCCGACATCGTCGACGCCGCCTCGGGCGCGCCCGAGCTTTTCTCGACCCTCGTCGGCCTCGTGGTCGATGCGGGCCTCGTCGAGGCACTGCAGGCCAACGGCCCCCTCACCGTCTTCGCGCCGACCAACGACGCCTTTGCCGGCGCCAGCCTCGATGACGATGTGACGAGCATCCTGACCTATCATGTGGTGGCCGGCCGCTACACCTCGGGCCGCGTTATCGCGGCGGCCAAGAAGAGCCCCGGCGGGGTCGATCTCGAAACGCTGCAGGGCAACACCATCAACATCCGCCTTGCCAATGGCGAAGTGATCCTGACCGACCAGGACGGCGAGGAACATGGGCTCGTCGCCACCGACATCAACACCTCCAATGGCGTGATCCATGCGATCGACGGGGTGCTCGACCCCACGGCCGACTAG
- a CDS encoding YihY/virulence factor BrkB family protein: MQLIADLKAAFARSGRNRTTFLAAGVAFYGFLALVPTIAAVVIGYGLFADRADAVVHAEALTRLLPPAAAEIVTDQMRKIAAIDGNKTALGFVVALGTVLYSASKGGKAVLVALNIIEGVEESRGFVRQVWTGLGITLIGIAGVLVALAAISVLGYAEAMIPGLPDEFYALMRVGLWVVLVIGAIAGLGWLYARAPNGPVPPLSDTIPGAILAAVILLGATLGFAIYVAQFGNYNATYGALGAVVILQLWIYLSAYAVLFGDEYNMVRAERGAG, from the coding sequence ATGCAGTTGATCGCAGACCTGAAGGCCGCCTTCGCGCGGTCGGGCCGCAACCGGACCACCTTCCTTGCCGCAGGCGTCGCCTTTTACGGCTTCCTCGCGCTGGTGCCGACGATCGCGGCGGTGGTGATCGGCTATGGCCTGTTCGCCGACCGCGCCGATGCCGTCGTCCACGCCGAGGCGCTCACCCGCCTCCTGCCGCCCGCCGCCGCCGAGATCGTCACCGACCAGATGCGCAAGATCGCGGCGATCGATGGCAACAAGACCGCGCTCGGCTTCGTGGTCGCGCTCGGCACCGTGCTCTACAGCGCCAGCAAGGGGGGCAAGGCGGTACTTGTCGCGCTCAACATCATCGAGGGGGTCGAGGAGAGTCGCGGTTTTGTCCGGCAGGTATGGACGGGGCTCGGCATCACGCTGATCGGCATCGCCGGCGTGCTGGTCGCGCTCGCCGCCATCTCGGTCCTCGGCTATGCCGAAGCGATGATCCCGGGGCTGCCCGACGAATTCTACGCCCTCATGCGGGTCGGCCTGTGGGTGGTGCTCGTCATCGGCGCGATCGCGGGGCTCGGCTGGCTCTATGCGCGCGCGCCCAACGGCCCCGTGCCGCCGCTGAGCGACACCATCCCCGGCGCCATCCTCGCCGCCGTCATCCTGCTCGGCGCGACGCTCGGCTTTGCCATCTATGTCGCCCAGTTCGGCAATTACAACGCCACCTATGGCGCGCTCGGCGCGGTGGTGATCCTTCAGCTGTGGATCTACCTTTCCGCCTATGCCGTCCTGTTCGGCGACGAATATAATATGGTGCGCGCCGAGCGCGGCGCGGGCTAG
- a CDS encoding GGDEF domain-containing protein, protein MNAVSPTGRYDGEIERELIRTMIQRARHSIVANIIGICILTTAAFLVPFGRELTVGVLLRMLTISFTAYNTNRVRECIDKELPVTPAVNRFCLGMVFAGMSWAGLLWVLPLQYVETLSGTLILCVVITGISLVVAVASPLPRVMWSFIAGFLLPLFGWLLMIAPTYGLAPAVTVAGLGLASLSLGAGMGRESVETARTVIEKRELAIQLSQLNEELRATAAEKEHLASHDALTGLPNRRSFEKRVAGIAAGGQSERWSLLLVDLDHFKVINDAAGHAGGDTVLRAMGSLLASLAGALPGEAHAARVGGEEFALLVEGLRDAAVQDVGISLGARCRVIPPPPGYDGRVTASIGITRWAAGEPFDRTFRRADEALYAAKDEGRDRVRRSAEAVADLPYEQPARG, encoded by the coding sequence ATGAACGCCGTTTCACCCACCGGCCGCTATGACGGCGAGATCGAGCGCGAACTCATCCGCACGATGATCCAGCGCGCGCGCCATTCGATCGTCGCCAATATCATCGGCATCTGCATCCTCACCACCGCCGCCTTCCTGGTGCCGTTCGGGCGCGAGCTGACGGTCGGCGTGCTGCTGCGCATGCTGACCATCTCCTTCACCGCCTACAACACCAACCGCGTGCGCGAGTGTATCGACAAGGAGCTGCCGGTGACCCCGGCGGTCAACCGCTTCTGCCTCGGCATGGTCTTCGCCGGCATGAGCTGGGCGGGCCTGCTGTGGGTGCTGCCGCTCCAATATGTGGAGACGCTGTCGGGAACCCTCATCCTGTGCGTGGTCATCACCGGCATCTCGCTCGTGGTCGCGGTCGCCAGCCCGCTACCGCGCGTGATGTGGTCGTTCATCGCGGGCTTCCTCCTGCCGCTGTTCGGCTGGCTGCTGATGATCGCCCCGACCTATGGCCTTGCCCCCGCGGTGACGGTGGCGGGCCTCGGCCTTGCCTCGCTCAGCCTTGGCGCCGGCATGGGGCGCGAGAGCGTCGAGACCGCGCGCACGGTGATCGAGAAACGCGAGCTCGCTATCCAATTGTCGCAGCTCAACGAGGAACTGCGCGCGACGGCGGCGGAGAAGGAGCATCTGGCCAGCCACGATGCGCTGACCGGCCTGCCCAACCGCCGCAGCTTCGAGAAGCGCGTCGCCGGGATCGCGGCGGGGGGCCAGTCCGAACGCTGGAGCCTGCTCCTCGTCGACCTCGACCATTTCAAGGTGATCAACGATGCCGCGGGCCATGCCGGCGGCGATACCGTGCTGCGGGCGATGGGGAGCCTGCTCGCCTCGCTGGCCGGCGCGCTGCCCGGCGAAGCGCATGCCGCGCGCGTCGGCGGGGAGGAATTCGCGCTGCTGGTCGAAGGCTTGCGCGATGCGGCGGTACAGGATGTCGGCATCTCGCTCGGCGCGCGTTGCCGCGTCATCCCGCCGCCGCCCGGCTATGACGGCCGCGTGACCGCCTCGATCGGCATCACCCGCTGGGCTGCGGGCGAGCCGTTCGACCGCACCTTCCGCCGCGCCGACGAGGCGCTCTATGCCGCCAAGGATGAAGGCCGCGACCGCGTCCGCCGCTCCGCCGAAGCGGTCGCCGACCTGCCTTACGAGCAGCCCGCGCGGGGCTAG
- the rpoB gene encoding DNA-directed RNA polymerase subunit beta, whose amino-acid sequence MATQAKDVPTTMGRSLKSRRIRKIFGNIHEVSEMPNLIEVQRESYEDFLRSDAQRAHVSGLEKTLRSVFPIQDFAGTAHLDFDGYVLEEPKFDTDECRQRGLTYAAPMRVTLRLTSFEIDPDTEAKSVIDIKEQDVYMGDMPLMTDNGTFIINGTERVIVSQMHRSPGVLFDHDRGKTHSSGKYLFAARVIPYRGSWLDFEFDAKDIVNVRIDRKRKLPVTTLLYALGLNHEEILAHFYDTVTYKRGKNGWEIPFKPEAWRAQKPAFDIVDAKTGEVVFEAGQKITPRKANKAKTDGLENLVIPAEEIFGRFSAYDLVNEKTGEIYIEAGDEVTAENLEKLDKAGIDHIDLLDIDYVTTGPWIRNTLKADKAEDTDQALADIYRVMRPGEPPTRETADALFYGLFFDPERYDLSAVGRVKLNMRLDLDAEDTVTTLRREDIMAVVKTLVDLKDGKGEIDDIDNLANRRVRSVGELLENQYRVGLLRMERAVKERMSSVDVSTVMPNDLINAKPSVAAVREFFGSSQLSQFMDQTNPLSEVTHKRRVSALGPGGLTRERAGFEVRDVHPTHYGRICPIETPEGPNIGLINSLASFSRVNKYGFIETPYRKVVDNKVTNEVVYLSAMEEQKHTIAQANADLNEDGSFVEEIVSSRQAGEFLMAQRDMITLMDVSPKQLVSVAASLIPFLENDDANRALMGSNMQRQAVPLVQADAPLVGTGMEETVARDSGAAIAARRAGVIDQVDATRIVIRVTEKVAAGESGVDIYTLQKFQRSNQNTCINQRPLVKVGETVSAGEIIADGPSTQFGELALGRNVLVAFMPWNGYNYEDSILISERIVKDDVFTSIHIEEFEVAARDTKLGPEDITRDIPNVGEEALRNLDEAGIVYIGAEVHPGDILVGKITPKGESPMTPEEKLLRAIFGEKASDVRDTSLRLPPGVAGTIVDVRTFNRHGIDIDDRTRAIQAEEKERLKKDANDEKAILNRATYNRLAELLVGQTATAVPKGIKKGAKLDPEMLDGVERKLWWKIAVKDDEAQADLEAMKGQYDEAIDRIDAKLDDRIQKLEAGDELPPGVLKMVKVFVAVKRKLQPGDKMAGRHGNKGVISRILPVEDMPFLEDGTHADIVLNPLGVPSRMNVGQIFETHLGWAARGLGQQIGAMLEDIHHKGKDVAKKDVDGVRKHLKDVYGDKYHEEIDGRSEEKVMELAQHLTYGVPMGTPVFDGAREADVADMLEKAGLDRSGQVTLFDGRTGEPFDRKVTVGYIYMLKLHHLVDDKIHARSIGPYSLVTQQPLGGKAQFGGQRFGEMEVWALQAYGAAYTLQEMLTVKSDDVVGRTKVYEAIVKGDDTFEAGIPESFNVLVKEMRSLGMSVDLNSVSDGDEDDGDTPAIAAE is encoded by the coding sequence ATGGCTACCCAGGCAAAAGACGTCCCCACCACGATGGGCCGCTCGCTGAAATCGCGTCGTATCCGCAAGATTTTCGGCAACATCCACGAAGTCTCCGAAATGCCGAACCTCATCGAGGTCCAGCGTGAATCGTATGAGGACTTCCTGCGTTCGGACGCCCAGCGTGCGCACGTCAGCGGCCTCGAGAAGACCCTGCGTTCGGTCTTCCCCATCCAGGACTTTGCCGGCACCGCCCATCTCGACTTCGACGGCTATGTCCTCGAAGAGCCCAAGTTCGACACCGACGAGTGCCGCCAGCGCGGCCTCACCTATGCGGCGCCGATGCGCGTCACCCTGCGCCTGACCTCGTTCGAGATCGATCCCGACACCGAAGCCAAGTCGGTCATCGATATCAAGGAGCAGGACGTCTACATGGGCGACATGCCGCTCATGACCGACAACGGCACCTTCATCATCAACGGCACCGAGCGCGTCATCGTCAGCCAGATGCACCGTTCGCCGGGCGTCCTGTTCGACCATGACCGCGGCAAGACCCACTCGTCGGGCAAGTATCTCTTCGCCGCGCGCGTCATTCCCTATCGCGGCTCGTGGCTCGACTTCGAGTTCGACGCCAAGGACATCGTCAACGTGCGTATCGACCGCAAGCGCAAGCTGCCGGTCACCACGCTGCTCTATGCCCTCGGCCTCAACCACGAGGAAATCCTCGCCCACTTCTATGACACCGTGACCTACAAGCGCGGCAAGAACGGCTGGGAAATCCCCTTCAAGCCCGAAGCGTGGCGCGCCCAGAAGCCGGCGTTCGACATCGTCGACGCCAAGACCGGCGAAGTCGTGTTCGAAGCGGGCCAGAAGATCACCCCGCGCAAGGCCAACAAGGCCAAGACCGACGGTCTCGAGAACCTCGTCATCCCCGCCGAGGAAATCTTCGGCCGTTTCTCGGCCTATGACCTCGTCAACGAGAAGACCGGCGAGATCTACATCGAGGCCGGCGATGAAGTCACCGCCGAGAACCTCGAGAAGCTCGACAAGGCGGGCATCGACCACATCGACCTGCTCGACATCGACTATGTCACCACGGGCCCCTGGATCCGCAACACGCTCAAGGCCGACAAGGCCGAGGACACCGACCAGGCGCTGGCCGACATCTACCGCGTCATGCGCCCGGGCGAGCCGCCCACGCGCGAGACCGCCGATGCACTCTTCTACGGCCTTTTCTTCGATCCCGAGCGCTATGACCTGTCGGCCGTCGGCCGCGTCAAGCTCAACATGCGTCTCGACCTCGACGCCGAGGACACCGTCACCACGCTGCGCCGCGAGGACATCATGGCGGTCGTCAAGACCCTCGTCGACCTGAAGGACGGCAAGGGCGAGATCGACGACATCGACAACCTCGCCAACCGCCGCGTGCGTTCGGTCGGCGAACTGCTGGAAAACCAGTATCGCGTCGGCCTCCTGCGCATGGAACGCGCGGTCAAGGAGCGCATGAGCTCGGTCGACGTGTCGACCGTGATGCCCAACGACCTCATCAACGCCAAGCCCTCGGTGGCGGCGGTGCGCGAGTTCTTCGGCTCCTCGCAGCTCTCGCAGTTCATGGACCAGACCAACCCGCTGTCCGAAGTCACCCACAAGCGCCGCGTCTCGGCGCTCGGCCCGGGTGGTCTTACCCGTGAGCGCGCGGGCTTCGAGGTCCGCGACGTCCACCCGACCCACTATGGCCGTATCTGCCCGATCGAGACCCCTGAAGGCCCGAACATCGGCCTCATCAACTCGCTCGCCAGCTTCAGCCGCGTGAACAAGTACGGCTTCATCGAGACGCCGTACCGCAAGGTCGTCGACAACAAGGTGACCAACGAGGTCGTCTACCTGTCGGCGATGGAAGAGCAGAAGCACACCATCGCGCAGGCGAACGCCGACCTCAACGAGGACGGCAGCTTCGTCGAGGAAATCGTCTCGAGCCGCCAGGCCGGCGAATTCCTGATGGCGCAGCGCGACATGATCACCCTCATGGACGTCAGCCCCAAGCAGCTCGTCTCGGTCGCGGCCAGCCTCATCCCGTTCCTCGAGAACGATGACGCCAACCGCGCGCTCATGGGCTCGAACATGCAGCGTCAGGCCGTGCCGCTCGTGCAGGCCGACGCGCCGCTCGTCGGCACCGGCATGGAAGAGACCGTGGCCCGCGACAGTGGCGCCGCGATCGCTGCCCGCCGCGCCGGCGTGATCGACCAGGTCGATGCCACCCGTATCGTCATCCGCGTCACCGAGAAGGTGGCCGCGGGCGAGAGCGGCGTCGACATCTACACGCTGCAGAAGTTCCAGCGTTCGAACCAGAACACCTGCATCAACCAGCGTCCGTTGGTGAAGGTGGGCGAGACCGTGTCGGCGGGCGAGATCATCGCCGACGGCCCCTCGACCCAGTTCGGCGAACTGGCGCTGGGCCGCAACGTGCTCGTCGCCTTCATGCCGTGGAACGGCTACAACTACGAGGATAGTATCCTCATCTCCGAGCGCATCGTGAAGGACGACGTCTTCACCTCGATCCACATCGAGGAATTCGAAGTCGCCGCGCGTGACACCAAGCTCGGCCCCGAGGACATCACCCGCGACATCCCCAATGTCGGCGAGGAAGCGCTGCGCAACCTCGACGAGGCGGGCATCGTCTACATCGGCGCCGAAGTGCACCCGGGCGACATCCTCGTCGGCAAGATCACGCCGAAGGGCGAAAGCCCGATGACGCCGGAAGAAAAGCTCCTGCGCGCCATCTTCGGCGAAAAGGCCTCGGACGTTCGCGACACCTCGCTGCGCCTGCCGCCGGGCGTCGCCGGCACCATCGTCGACGTGCGCACCTTCAACCGTCACGGCATCGACATCGATGACCGTACCCGCGCCATCCAGGCGGAGGAGAAGGAACGCCTCAAGAAGGACGCCAACGACGAGAAGGCGATCCTCAACCGCGCGACCTACAACCGCCTCGCCGAGCTGCTCGTCGGGCAGACCGCGACCGCGGTTCCGAAGGGCATCAAGAAGGGCGCCAAGCTCGACCCCGAGATGCTCGATGGTGTCGAGCGCAAGCTGTGGTGGAAGATCGCCGTCAAGGACGACGAGGCGCAGGCCGACCTCGAGGCCATGAAGGGCCAGTATGACGAGGCCATCGACCGCATCGACGCCAAGCTCGACGACCGCATCCAGAAGCTGGAAGCGGGCGACGAACTGCCGCCGGGCGTGCTCAAGATGGTCAAGGTCTTCGTCGCGGTGAAGCGCAAGCTGCAGCCGGGCGACAAGATGGCCGGCCGCCACGGGAACAAGGGTGTCATCAGCCGGATCCTTCCGGTCGAGGACATGCCCTTCCTCGAGGACGGCACCCATGCCGACATCGTGCTGAACCCGCTGGGCGTGCCTTCGCGCATGAACGTCGGGCAGATCTTCGAGACGCACCTCGGCTGGGCCGCGCGCGGCCTCGGCCAGCAGATCGGCGCGATGCTCGAGGACATCCACCACAAGGGCAAGGATGTCGCCAAGAAGGACGTCGACGGCGTGCGCAAGCACCTCAAGGACGTCTATGGCGACAAGTATCACGAGGAAATCGATGGCCGCTCGGAAGAGAAGGTCATGGAGCTCGCCCAGCACCTCACCTACGGCGTGCCGATGGGCACCCCCGTCTTCGACGGTGCGCGTGAGGCCGATGTCGCCGACATGCTCGAGAAGGCCGGTCTCGACCGCTCGGGCCAGGTCACGCTGTTCGACGGCCGCACCGGCGAGCCGTTCGACCGCAAGGTGACCGTGGGCTACATCTACATGCTCAAGCTGCACCACCTCGTCGACGACAAGATCCACGCCCGTTCGATCGGCCCGTACAGCCTCGTCACCCAGCAGCCGCTGGGCGGCAAGGCCCAGTTCGGTGGCCAGCGCTTCGGTGAAATGGAAGTCTGGGCGCTGCAGGCCTATGGCGCTGCCTACACCCTGCAGGAAATGCTCACCGTCAAGTCGGATGACGTCGTCGGCCGTACCAAGGTCTACGAAGCCATCGTCAAGGGCGACGACACGTTCGAAGCCGGTATTCCGGAAAGCTTCAACGTGCTGGTCAAGGAAATGCGTTCGCTCGGCATGAGCGTCGACCTCAACTCCGTCTCGGACGGGGACGAGGATGATGGCGACACCCCCGCCATCGCGGCCGAATAA